The Chryseolinea soli genome contains a region encoding:
- a CDS encoding nuclear transport factor 2 family protein encodes MKLFILTLLCIFATLGTAVAQTSDKDPAYEKIIKDYFAGWANKDWNQVSAHLAEGFTFTSAAPDDHISVTKFKEKCWVQAQHIQRFEFTKIIGNEREAFAIVHVITKENKVIRNVEYFNFINGKIKSIEVFFGGNGQGFPTNEKQP; translated from the coding sequence ATGAAACTCTTCATCCTAACCCTCCTCTGCATTTTTGCAACCCTCGGCACCGCCGTTGCCCAGACTTCCGACAAAGACCCAGCGTACGAGAAAATCATCAAAGACTATTTTGCAGGATGGGCCAATAAAGACTGGAACCAGGTTTCGGCCCACCTCGCGGAAGGATTTACGTTCACCAGTGCAGCGCCCGATGACCACATTTCGGTAACCAAATTCAAGGAGAAATGCTGGGTGCAGGCGCAACACATCCAAAGATTTGAGTTTACGAAAATTATCGGCAACGAACGCGAAGCCTTTGCCATTGTCCACGTCATCACCAAGGAGAACAAGGTGATCCGAAACGTCGAGTATTTTAATTTTATCAACGGGAAAATAAAATCCATCGAAGTTTTTTTTGGAGGCAATGGCCAGGGCTTTCCTACAAATGAAAAACAACCTTGA
- a CDS encoding DUF1593 domain-containing protein translates to MKRLLYILLGLALAGHVGIAQPKPAKTRTIITTDGEVDDQDSFIRMLLYSNEFDVIGLVYSSSQWHYTGDGKGTPFTSEMAMTKKLYGERTELRWPGTDWMQEFIDQYAAVYKNLSQHATGYPSPAYLNGLVKVGNIEFEGEMEKDTEGSDFIKKLLLDDTKDPIYLQIWGGTNTVARALKSIEDEYKNTREWAAIEQKVSDKAILYAVLDQDATYKKYVAPHWPKIKVLYNSAQFWNFAYPWPRVVPAELQPYLRGPWFKEHIKFNHGPLLSSYYLWGDGTRIKNDFDHTHGDTTQLKKHNMTSYDFISEGDSPAFFHLIDVGLDNLKDASYGGWGGRMVQSASDPNRWEDGEQVTDYNPYTKKYDAAYPQTRWIDVLQNDFAARADWCVLPYAKANHAPLVKLNHANLITAKPGQEIKLVGSAKDPDGNAVNYKWWQYEEVDTYAGKVSLQNADKSKASFTIPVDAKSGDTIHIILEATDVGTPKLTRYQRVIVTVKA, encoded by the coding sequence ATGAAAAGACTACTGTATATTCTCCTCGGGTTGGCGCTCGCGGGCCACGTTGGAATTGCCCAACCTAAACCGGCAAAGACCCGCACCATCATCACCACCGATGGCGAAGTGGACGACCAGGATTCATTTATCCGCATGCTGTTGTACAGCAACGAATTTGATGTGATCGGTCTCGTCTACAGCAGTTCACAATGGCACTACACCGGCGATGGCAAAGGCACACCCTTCACGTCCGAAATGGCCATGACCAAAAAACTCTACGGCGAGCGCACCGAACTGCGTTGGCCGGGAACCGATTGGATGCAGGAGTTTATCGATCAATATGCCGCTGTATATAAAAATCTGAGCCAGCATGCCACCGGCTATCCTTCACCGGCCTATCTGAATGGTTTGGTCAAAGTGGGCAACATCGAATTTGAAGGCGAAATGGAAAAAGACACCGAAGGTTCGGACTTCATCAAAAAGCTTTTACTCGACGACACCAAAGATCCGATCTATCTCCAGATCTGGGGTGGCACCAACACCGTGGCACGGGCGCTGAAGTCCATCGAAGACGAATACAAAAACACCCGGGAGTGGGCGGCCATCGAGCAAAAGGTGTCCGACAAAGCCATTCTCTATGCCGTGCTCGACCAGGATGCTACCTATAAAAAATATGTAGCGCCACACTGGCCAAAGATCAAAGTACTCTACAACTCCGCACAGTTCTGGAACTTCGCCTATCCCTGGCCGCGCGTCGTGCCGGCGGAACTGCAGCCGTACCTGAGAGGCCCCTGGTTTAAAGAACACATCAAGTTCAATCACGGCCCGTTGCTTTCCTCGTATTACTTGTGGGGCGACGGCACACGCATAAAAAATGACTTCGATCATACGCACGGCGACACTACCCAACTCAAGAAACATAACATGACGTCATATGATTTTATTTCAGAAGGCGACTCCCCCGCGTTCTTTCACCTGATCGACGTGGGACTCGACAATCTGAAAGACGCATCGTACGGCGGCTGGGGAGGGAGAATGGTGCAATCGGCCAGCGACCCCAACCGGTGGGAAGACGGCGAACAAGTGACCGACTATAATCCCTACACAAAAAAGTACGACGCCGCCTATCCGCAGACGCGTTGGATCGATGTATTGCAAAATGACTTTGCCGCGCGGGCCGATTGGTGCGTGTTGCCGTATGCCAAAGCGAACCATGCGCCCCTGGTGAAATTGAATCACGCCAACCTGATAACCGCAAAACCGGGACAAGAAATTAAATTAGTGGGATCCGCAAAGGACCCCGACGGAAATGCCGTAAATTACAAGTGGTGGCAATATGAGGAAGTTGACACGTATGCGGGAAAGGTGTCACTTCAGAACGCCGACAAAAGCAAAGCATCTTTTACTATCCCGGTCGATGCAAAATCGGGAGACACGATACATATAATTTTGGAAGCAACGGATGTAGGAACACCAAAACTGACGCGTTATCAGCGGGTTATCGTAACGGTCAAAGCGTAG
- a CDS encoding ArnT family glycosyltransferase, with translation MKGVSIPEVLVFVLLIGSYLRGLWIPLMDNDSAHHALIAMRMVETGNYHELIFRDADYLDKPHFLFWTVALFFKMFGVSAWAYKLLSLLFSAAGIYATYRLGKRVFNVQAGQLAAVILTSSYAFFLANNDVRMDAILTSAIIFTTWQLVEWIHTHRWGNMFMAALGFSVGFATKGAIGLVMPALAGLLYMYQINNWSVWSRMRWAGMVLAVALLLLPVFYSLYLQFDLHPEKVIRDTTGNSGVLFLLFGQSVGRYSGTAWGTLAQNEPLFFVHTFLWAFLPWSLVVLLALADAVRSLWKSGRTLWKRDAIKPASFFLVVTFAVIFVLISGSQFKLPHYLNILFPFFAILTGSFFATHATSRMKLIRVLQYFTLGALLIATCFLNAYVFPVDGIIGRAVVVVLMIAIAVCVYQRREQILLVTVLVTSFCYALLNFNFYPKALALQGGSHLAAYVKEQNISVDDVFYVQNYGQSNSLDFTLGKVIPAKTIDQLDGSAYVVTDEHGRDALLDAGRQFVEVKTVQDFRVSVLSKDWMIPKNRRAFQDKLYLLFLQH, from the coding sequence TTGAAAGGAGTTTCAATCCCGGAAGTGCTGGTTTTTGTTTTGTTGATTGGAAGTTACTTGCGCGGGTTGTGGATCCCTTTGATGGACAACGATTCTGCGCACCACGCCCTCATTGCCATGCGCATGGTGGAAACCGGGAACTATCATGAGCTGATCTTCCGGGACGCAGACTATCTGGACAAACCTCATTTCTTATTTTGGACGGTAGCGCTGTTCTTCAAAATGTTCGGCGTGTCGGCATGGGCCTATAAATTGCTGTCGCTCTTGTTTTCTGCTGCCGGCATTTATGCGACCTATCGATTGGGAAAACGAGTGTTCAATGTGCAGGCCGGGCAGCTCGCCGCCGTCATCTTAACATCGTCTTATGCGTTTTTTCTGGCCAACAACGATGTTCGCATGGATGCCATCCTGACCTCGGCCATCATTTTTACAACGTGGCAGCTAGTGGAATGGATCCACACGCACCGGTGGGGGAACATGTTCATGGCAGCCCTCGGATTTTCCGTGGGCTTTGCCACAAAGGGGGCTATCGGCCTGGTGATGCCGGCTCTGGCGGGTCTGTTATACATGTATCAAATCAATAACTGGAGCGTGTGGAGCAGGATGCGTTGGGCTGGGATGGTCTTAGCGGTAGCCCTCCTGTTGCTCCCGGTTTTTTACAGCCTGTATCTCCAATTCGACCTGCATCCCGAAAAAGTGATCCGGGACACGACCGGCAATTCCGGCGTGCTCTTTTTATTATTTGGACAAAGCGTGGGGCGCTACAGTGGCACAGCCTGGGGCACGTTGGCTCAAAACGAGCCTTTGTTTTTTGTTCACACATTCTTGTGGGCCTTTCTGCCCTGGAGCCTCGTGGTCCTGCTGGCGTTGGCGGATGCTGTGAGGAGCCTTTGGAAAAGCGGCCGTACATTATGGAAAAGAGACGCCATTAAACCCGCTTCATTTTTTCTGGTCGTGACGTTCGCGGTCATATTTGTATTGATCTCCGGTTCGCAGTTCAAGTTGCCACACTATCTCAATATTTTATTTCCATTTTTTGCTATCCTGACCGGTTCTTTTTTCGCTACCCATGCTACATCGCGCATGAAGTTGATCCGCGTCCTTCAATACTTCACCCTCGGAGCCTTGCTTATCGCGACCTGCTTTCTGAATGCTTATGTTTTTCCGGTAGACGGTATAATCGGAAGGGCAGTTGTCGTGGTTCTGATGATCGCCATCGCCGTGTGTGTCTATCAAAGGCGGGAGCAAATACTGCTCGTCACCGTGCTGGTAACGTCCTTTTGCTATGCGTTACTGAATTTTAATTTTTATCCTAAAGCACTCGCCCTGCAAGGTGGCAGTCATCTTGCCGCCTATGTGAAGGAGCAAAACATTTCCGTTGACGATGTGTTTTACGTACAGAACTATGGTCAGTCGAATAGTTTGGATTTTACGTTGGGCAAGGTCATTCCTGCCAAGACCATCGATCAACTCGATGGGTCGGCTTACGTCGTTACGGATGAGCACGGAAGGGATGCCTTGCTAGATGCGGGTCGGCAATTTGTCGAAGTAAAAACGGTCCAGGATTTCAGGGTGTCGGTGTTGAGCAAAGATTGGATGATACCCAAAAACAGGCGTGCGTTTCAGGATAAGCTATACCTGCTTTTCCTGCAGCATTAA
- a CDS encoding ABC transporter permease, which yields MFRNYLKVAWRNILRDKVYSCINIGGLAIGMVVAGLIGLWIHDELTMNRQHANYDRLAQVMQHASVDGTIVTFTSLPMPTSAAIRDAYGEDFESVASTWVGERTVAYKEKVLLQTGCFAEAPFPGMITLEMIRGTTTGLNDPSAIFLSESLATSLFGASDPIGQTVTVDYANAQQVKGIYKDLPSNSSFTGLAFIAPIKLLFASGQNMDNWYSSSFHIFAQLTPKGDFKKSSEKIKNILYEHSEDATKPVLFLNPMSRWHLYEFRNGISVNGRMKFVWLFGIIGSFVLLLACINFMNLSTARSEKRAKEVGIRKAIGSLKQQLVGQFLCESLLVVSIGAVLAMVLATLCLPFFNEFSGKNINIPWTQPGLWLVVAGFIFMVGLLAGSYPAFYLSSFRSIRALKGSLKAGRFATVPRQVMVVVQFTVSVVLVIGTLVVYEQIQFAKNRPVGYNREGLVTINQITNEIRQHYEAFHRELLATNAVTGISMASTATTSINSSADNLDWTGKDPNTQSLFGTIAIDQEYGDVVNWKVIAGRNFSRELSSDSQAFIFNKAAILQMGLKEPVGETIKWHGKNWHIIGVVNDMVMTSPFGTAMPTVFMIDSRERTYNVINLKLNPDAGAAEALVKIEAVFKKYSPAAPFNYRFADQEYGLKFAAEERVGKLASIFAVLAITISCLGLFGLASFITEQRTKEIGIRKVLGASVTQLWQMLSRDFMILVVISCFIAVPVAWRLMDQWLQAYDYKTDISWQVFLVAIATAVVVTLVTISYQVVKAALADPVDSLRSE from the coding sequence ATGTTTAGAAATTACCTGAAAGTTGCCTGGAGAAATATCCTTCGCGACAAAGTGTATTCCTGCATCAATATCGGGGGCTTGGCCATCGGCATGGTGGTGGCCGGTCTCATCGGTCTCTGGATTCATGATGAATTGACGATGAACCGTCAACATGCGAACTATGATCGCCTGGCGCAGGTCATGCAGCATGCTTCCGTGGATGGAACGATCGTTACATTCACCTCGCTGCCCATGCCCACATCGGCAGCCATCCGCGATGCATACGGGGAAGATTTTGAGAGCGTCGCTTCCACCTGGGTTGGCGAGCGGACCGTTGCATATAAGGAAAAAGTATTGCTGCAGACCGGGTGCTTTGCCGAAGCTCCCTTTCCCGGCATGATCACACTCGAGATGATCCGTGGCACCACGACCGGTCTCAACGATCCCTCCGCGATTTTCCTCAGCGAGTCGCTGGCCACGTCGCTCTTTGGCGCGAGCGACCCGATCGGGCAAACCGTCACCGTCGACTATGCCAATGCGCAACAGGTGAAAGGCATTTACAAAGATCTGCCCTCCAACTCAAGCTTCACTGGGTTGGCATTTATCGCGCCCATTAAATTGTTGTTTGCAAGCGGACAAAACATGGACAACTGGTATAGTAGTTCCTTTCATATTTTCGCGCAGCTCACACCCAAGGGTGATTTCAAAAAGTCGTCCGAGAAAATAAAAAACATTCTCTACGAACATTCGGAGGATGCCACGAAGCCGGTTCTTTTTCTCAACCCGATGAGCCGTTGGCATTTGTATGAATTCAGAAATGGAATAAGCGTTAACGGCCGCATGAAATTTGTTTGGCTCTTTGGTATCATCGGGAGCTTTGTGCTTTTGCTAGCCTGTATCAATTTCATGAACCTGAGCACAGCGCGCTCCGAGAAAAGGGCAAAAGAAGTCGGCATTCGGAAAGCGATCGGTTCGTTAAAGCAGCAGCTCGTCGGTCAATTCTTATGCGAGTCGTTGCTGGTCGTCAGCATCGGCGCTGTGCTGGCCATGGTTTTGGCGACACTTTGTTTGCCGTTCTTTAATGAATTCTCCGGAAAGAACATAAATATCCCCTGGACACAACCGGGGCTTTGGCTTGTGGTTGCTGGGTTTATTTTTATGGTCGGTCTCTTGGCCGGCAGCTATCCTGCATTTTATCTCTCGTCGTTCCGGTCCATCCGCGCCTTGAAAGGAAGCTTGAAGGCGGGTCGTTTTGCGACCGTTCCTCGCCAGGTGATGGTCGTGGTGCAGTTCACGGTGTCGGTGGTGCTGGTCATCGGGACGTTGGTGGTGTATGAACAGATCCAATTTGCAAAGAACCGGCCGGTGGGTTATAATCGCGAAGGGTTGGTGACCATCAACCAGATCACCAACGAGATCCGCCAACACTATGAAGCCTTCCACCGGGAATTGCTCGCGACCAACGCTGTGACGGGCATCTCTATGGCATCGACGGCCACCACGAGCATCAACTCCTCGGCCGACAACTTGGACTGGACCGGAAAAGATCCGAACACACAATCCCTCTTCGGAACGATCGCTATCGATCAGGAGTATGGCGACGTGGTAAACTGGAAAGTGATCGCCGGTAGGAATTTCTCCCGTGAACTGTCGTCCGATTCACAAGCGTTTATCTTCAACAAGGCGGCCATTCTGCAAATGGGATTGAAAGAACCTGTGGGCGAGACCATCAAGTGGCATGGAAAGAATTGGCATATCATCGGCGTGGTGAACGACATGGTGATGACCTCGCCCTTTGGCACGGCCATGCCCACGGTGTTCATGATCGACAGCCGGGAAAGAACGTACAATGTGATCAACCTAAAGCTGAATCCCGATGCAGGTGCCGCGGAGGCGCTGGTAAAAATTGAAGCCGTCTTCAAAAAATATTCCCCGGCGGCGCCCTTCAACTATCGATTTGCCGACCAGGAATATGGGTTGAAGTTTGCGGCAGAAGAACGGGTTGGAAAACTGGCATCGATCTTTGCTGTGCTCGCCATCACCATCAGTTGCCTGGGCTTGTTTGGATTGGCTTCTTTTATCACCGAGCAACGCACGAAAGAGATCGGCATACGCAAAGTGCTGGGCGCCTCCGTGACCCAACTCTGGCAAATGCTTTCCCGGGATTTTATGATACTCGTTGTCATTTCCTGTTTCATCGCCGTGCCCGTGGCGTGGCGCCTTATGGATCAATGGCTTCAGGCCTACGACTACAAGACCGACATTTCGTGGCAGGTCTTCCTTGTCGCCATAGCCACTGCGGTAGTGGTGACCTTGGTGACCATCAGCTACCAGGTTGTGAAAGCCGCTTTGGCCGACCCGGTGGATAGTCTTCGTTCAGAGTGA
- a CDS encoding beta-galactosidase, producing MKILPACFLLIFTVVSFSEAQELKMNKLLYGVAYYDEYMPYDRLEKDVKMMKETGINVVRIAESTWSTVEPQDGVFDFTHIDRVLDAMHKGGIRVIVGTPTYAVPTWLVKKYPAVLATTPAGQNKYGMRQNMDIANTDFRFHAERVIRKIMEHVKDHPAIIGYQVDNETKHYHTSGDNVQQLFVQYMKNKYTSLDVINKAFGLDYWSNRINRWEDFPSMVGTVNASLSAEYAKFQRKLVTDYLAWQVAIVNSYKKPGQFVTQNFDLEWRGYSYGIQPDVDHFAAAKAMDIAGIDIYHPTQDQLTGIEISLGGDVARSMKSGQNYLVIETEAQGFPQWVPYPGQLRLQAFSHTASGANMVAYWHWHSIHNSVETYWKGLLSHDFEPNPTYEEAKTIGKDFEKLSPSLVGLKKTNEVAILFSNEAQTAFQWFGFGYGVRENYNDVLRPFYDALYKMNVGVDFVDPSSTTLEKYKVLVVPLLYAAPDALLQRLNQFVKNGGQIVYTFKSGFSDENVKVRTTPQPGIIGEACGIQYSQFTIPQNVSLKGDPFRVGKSGNEVKTWMELITPTTAKVLAYYDHPAWGKYAAITRNTFGKGVATYIGCRTSDEVTSKILAGVIKDAGLWKEDQQIAFPLITKRGVNQKGKVVHYYFNYSPTAGMIRYPHGKGTELLSNKVAVKDEQVTIEPWGVKIIEEN from the coding sequence ATGAAGATTCTCCCAGCCTGCTTTCTCCTGATCTTTACGGTGGTGTCCTTTTCGGAAGCGCAAGAGCTCAAAATGAACAAGCTTCTTTATGGCGTGGCCTACTATGACGAATACATGCCCTATGACCGTCTTGAAAAAGATGTGAAGATGATGAAGGAGACCGGGATCAACGTGGTGCGTATCGCAGAATCCACCTGGAGCACGGTGGAACCCCAGGATGGCGTATTCGATTTTACGCACATCGACCGCGTTCTTGATGCCATGCACAAAGGGGGGATCAGGGTGATTGTGGGAACGCCAACCTATGCCGTTCCCACTTGGCTGGTAAAAAAGTATCCCGCCGTTCTGGCCACCACGCCGGCCGGCCAGAACAAATACGGCATGCGGCAAAACATGGACATCGCCAACACCGATTTCCGTTTCCACGCCGAACGGGTCATCCGCAAGATCATGGAGCACGTGAAGGACCACCCCGCGATCATTGGATACCAGGTGGACAACGAGACGAAACACTATCATACCTCGGGCGACAACGTGCAGCAACTTTTTGTGCAATACATGAAAAACAAGTACACCTCGCTGGACGTCATCAACAAAGCCTTCGGACTCGACTATTGGAGCAACCGCATCAATCGCTGGGAAGATTTCCCATCGATGGTGGGTACTGTCAATGCCAGCCTGTCGGCGGAGTACGCCAAGTTTCAGCGCAAGCTCGTCACCGACTACCTCGCCTGGCAGGTGGCAATCGTGAATTCGTATAAGAAACCCGGACAATTTGTGACGCAAAATTTTGACCTCGAGTGGCGTGGCTATTCCTATGGGATTCAACCCGACGTCGATCACTTTGCTGCCGCCAAGGCGATGGACATCGCTGGGATAGACATCTATCACCCCACGCAAGACCAACTGACCGGCATAGAAATATCGCTGGGCGGTGACGTTGCCCGGTCCATGAAATCGGGGCAAAACTACCTGGTGATCGAAACGGAGGCACAGGGTTTTCCGCAGTGGGTTCCTTATCCGGGCCAACTCCGGTTGCAGGCGTTCAGTCACACCGCTTCGGGCGCCAACATGGTCGCGTATTGGCATTGGCACTCCATTCACAATTCGGTGGAAACCTATTGGAAAGGTTTATTGAGTCACGACTTCGAACCCAACCCCACGTATGAGGAAGCGAAAACCATTGGAAAGGATTTTGAAAAACTAAGTCCCTCGCTGGTAGGGTTGAAGAAGACAAACGAGGTAGCCATCCTGTTCAGCAACGAGGCACAAACCGCTTTTCAATGGTTTGGTTTTGGCTATGGTGTGCGCGAAAATTATAACGACGTTCTCAGGCCGTTTTATGATGCGTTGTATAAAATGAATGTGGGTGTCGACTTTGTGGACCCGTCCAGCACGACGTTGGAGAAATACAAAGTGCTGGTGGTGCCCCTGCTGTACGCTGCGCCGGATGCCTTGTTGCAGCGATTAAATCAGTTTGTAAAAAATGGCGGGCAGATCGTTTACACGTTCAAAAGCGGATTCTCGGATGAAAATGTCAAGGTAAGAACAACCCCTCAGCCGGGGATTATCGGGGAAGCCTGCGGGATTCAATACAGTCAATTTACTATCCCTCAGAATGTGTCGTTGAAGGGCGATCCCTTCAGGGTGGGGAAATCGGGCAATGAAGTAAAGACCTGGATGGAACTCATTACGCCCACTACAGCAAAAGTATTGGCCTACTACGATCATCCGGCGTGGGGAAAATATGCTGCGATCACCCGGAATACTTTTGGTAAAGGTGTCGCCACGTACATCGGCTGCCGGACGAGTGATGAGGTCACTTCCAAAATCTTAGCGGGCGTGATCAAAGATGCCGGTCTTTGGAAGGAAGATCAACAGATTGCCTTCCCGTTGATCACAAAACGCGGCGTGAATCAGAAAGGCAAGGTGGTTCATTATTATTTCAACTACTCCCCCACCGCAGGCATGATCCGGTATCCCCATGGCAAGGGCACGGAATTGTTGTCCAACAAAGTTGCCGTGAAGGATGAGCAGGTGACGATCGAACCGTGGGGAGTGAAAATAATTGAGGAGAATTAG
- a CDS encoding family 78 glycoside hydrolase catalytic domain, producing MKNKYRFRVFVVLITALCSSKVVTAQDVYQEQRNGWLQLAEKSQPKLIESTKEPVSLVSIEKDENAFQHWKAVRSFPVDSLYSRSFKKQSGVVADFGEHLTGFFTFSVEAFGRAADAPLRLKFTFGEVPSELATPFDPYPGGLSRAWLQDEIVTISDVPAVITIPRRVAFRYVKIELLGSSVYSDFRINHITFKATTSVDSTPSPLESSTDKMVADIDRISLVTLKECMQTVYEDGPKRDRRLWIGDLYLESLANMYSFKNYELTKHCLYLLAGLSYENGVAPSNVFERPSPHPQINPLFDYALIYNVAVKEYLQATGDRQTAADLWPIVKKQLEVPKKYLGKDGMLDYERANKEWWLFFDWRVGLDKQAALQGVVIWAYKNTYELAKMLGKEKEVSELPDLIKKMMAATHKNLYDKAEGVFVSGKDRQVSYASQAWMVLSGVATKAEGAKALRKLPGMQNVIYPGAPYLYHYVIEAMIQCDMRKEAKDLVVDYWGGMVTKGADTFWEVYDPKDDFLSPYKFFPVNSYCHAWSCTPAYFIRKYPEIFQH from the coding sequence ATGAAAAATAAATACCGCTTTCGCGTTTTCGTGGTGCTGATCACAGCGCTGTGCTCTTCAAAAGTTGTAACCGCTCAGGATGTTTATCAGGAACAGCGAAACGGATGGCTGCAGTTGGCGGAGAAGAGTCAACCGAAGTTGATCGAAAGCACGAAGGAGCCCGTGTCGCTCGTTTCTATCGAGAAAGACGAAAATGCCTTTCAACATTGGAAAGCGGTGCGATCTTTTCCTGTGGATTCGCTCTACAGCCGTTCGTTTAAAAAACAATCCGGCGTGGTCGCAGATTTTGGCGAGCACCTGACGGGCTTCTTCACCTTTTCGGTGGAGGCTTTTGGGAGAGCGGCCGACGCACCGTTGCGGCTGAAATTTACGTTTGGTGAAGTGCCTTCGGAATTGGCGACGCCCTTTGATCCTTACCCCGGGGGACTGAGCCGCGCCTGGTTGCAAGACGAGATCGTCACCATCTCGGATGTGCCGGCTGTGATCACCATTCCCCGGCGTGTTGCTTTTCGCTATGTGAAGATCGAACTGCTGGGCAGTTCCGTCTATTCCGATTTCCGGATCAACCACATCACGTTCAAAGCGACGACTTCCGTCGATAGCACGCCTTCGCCTTTGGAATCGTCAACAGACAAAATGGTGGCGGACATTGACAGGATCAGCCTGGTCACGCTAAAGGAATGCATGCAGACCGTTTACGAAGACGGACCTAAACGGGATAGGAGATTATGGATCGGCGACTTGTACCTGGAGTCGCTGGCCAATATGTATTCGTTCAAAAATTATGAACTCACAAAACATTGCCTCTATCTCCTTGCCGGGCTGAGCTATGAAAATGGCGTGGCCCCTTCCAATGTTTTCGAACGACCCAGTCCCCACCCGCAGATCAATCCACTCTTCGACTATGCGTTGATCTACAACGTGGCCGTCAAAGAATACTTGCAAGCCACGGGCGATCGCCAAACGGCTGCCGACCTGTGGCCGATCGTAAAGAAACAATTGGAGGTCCCCAAGAAATACCTGGGCAAAGACGGCATGCTGGACTATGAACGTGCGAATAAAGAGTGGTGGCTGTTTTTCGATTGGCGCGTGGGGCTCGACAAACAAGCTGCGTTACAAGGTGTGGTGATCTGGGCCTACAAAAACACCTACGAGCTGGCCAAGATGCTCGGCAAAGAAAAAGAAGTATCGGAGTTGCCCGATCTCATAAAGAAAATGATGGCGGCAACGCATAAGAATCTTTACGATAAGGCAGAAGGCGTCTTTGTGAGTGGAAAGGACCGGCAGGTTTCGTATGCATCGCAAGCGTGGATGGTGCTGAGTGGTGTGGCCACCAAAGCCGAGGGGGCAAAGGCATTGCGCAAGTTACCCGGTATGCAAAACGTAATTTATCCCGGTGCACCTTATTTATATCATTATGTGATCGAAGCGATGATCCAATGCGACATGAGAAAAGAAGCCAAGGACCTGGTCGTCGACTACTGGGGTGGCATGGTGACCAAAGGTGCAGACACCTTTTGGGAAGTCTACGATCCGAAGGATGACTTTTTATCGCCGTATAAATTTTTCCCGGTCAATAGTTATTGTCACGCGTGGAGTTGTACGCCGGCGTATTTTATCCGGAAGTATCCGGAGATTTTTCAACATTAA